The following coding sequences are from one Selenomonas sputigena ATCC 35185 window:
- a CDS encoding electron transfer flavoprotein subunit alpha/FixB family protein — protein sequence MGKLIVHQDKITSAEIMEAVIAVCPFNALENNDGKLDINAGCKLCKLCVKKGPTGVMEFVEDEVKPSVDKSKWNGIAVYVEHEEGVIHPVTFELIGKAKELAAKIHHPVYAVFIGSDIKGHVDELRHYGVDKVFCCDDPELKYFKIETYTSAFEAFINKVRPTAILVGATSVGRQLAPRIAARFKTGLTADCTILDMKENTDLVQIRPAFGGNIMAEIHTPNHRPQMCTVRYKIMNAPERSESLTGEVEEFTVSKDKLKNRVDVLKTTKKPKEQSIENAEILVVAGRGIKKKEDLAMIEELAELLGGQLACTRPMMESGWFDAKHQIGLSGRTVRPKLIITCGVSGAIQFVAGMNNSENIIAINSDPKATIFDVANYAIVGDIYEIVPQLIEKIKKGEAIVA from the coding sequence ATGGGGAAACTCATTGTCCATCAAGACAAAATCACCAGCGCGGAGATTATGGAGGCGGTCATCGCCGTCTGCCCGTTCAATGCACTGGAAAACAACGACGGCAAATTGGACATCAATGCGGGCTGCAAGCTCTGTAAGCTGTGCGTGAAGAAGGGACCGACGGGTGTCATGGAGTTCGTCGAGGACGAAGTGAAGCCGTCGGTTGACAAGAGCAAGTGGAACGGCATCGCCGTCTACGTCGAGCATGAGGAGGGCGTGATTCACCCCGTCACGTTCGAACTCATCGGCAAGGCGAAGGAACTTGCGGCAAAAATCCACCATCCTGTGTATGCAGTATTCATTGGCAGCGACATCAAGGGCCACGTCGATGAACTCAGGCACTATGGCGTGGACAAGGTGTTCTGTTGCGATGATCCCGAGCTTAAATATTTCAAGATTGAAACGTACACGTCCGCATTTGAGGCGTTCATCAACAAGGTGAGGCCGACGGCGATCCTCGTCGGCGCGACCTCGGTCGGCCGCCAGCTCGCACCGCGCATCGCCGCCCGCTTCAAGACGGGACTCACGGCGGACTGCACGATTCTCGACATGAAGGAAAACACAGATCTCGTCCAGATTCGCCCGGCATTCGGCGGCAACATCATGGCGGAGATCCATACGCCGAATCATCGTCCGCAGATGTGCACGGTGCGTTATAAGATCATGAACGCTCCCGAAAGAAGCGAGTCGCTGACGGGTGAGGTCGAGGAGTTCACCGTCTCCAAGGACAAGCTCAAGAACCGCGTCGACGTCCTCAAGACGACGAAGAAGCCGAAGGAGCAGAGCATCGAGAACGCCGAGATCCTCGTCGTCGCAGGCCGCGGCATCAAGAAGAAGGAAGACCTCGCGATGATCGAGGAGCTTGCAGAACTCTTGGGCGGCCAGCTCGCCTGCACGCGTCCGATGATGGAAAGCGGCTGGTTCGATGCGAAGCATCAGATCGGTCTTTCGGGTCGCACGGTTCGCCCGAAGCTCATCATCACCTGCGGTGTATCGGGCGCGATTCAGTTCGTCGCCGGCATGAACAACTCGGAAAACATCATCGCCATCAATTCGGATCCGAAGGCTACGATCTTCGATGTGGCGAACTACGCCATCGTCGGAGACATCTATGAGATCGTTCCGCAGCTGATCGAAAAGATCAAGAAAGGGGAGGCCATTGTAGCATGA
- a CDS encoding HPr family phosphocarrier protein, with protein MTEATLTIENKTGIHARPASVFVQTAAKFKSKVQVKAKGKTADAKSILMLMSLGLAKGTEITIEADGPDEADAVAALKELIVTKFGEE; from the coding sequence ATGACAGAGGCAACATTGACGATTGAGAACAAGACGGGAATCCATGCGCGTCCGGCTTCCGTTTTTGTGCAGACGGCTGCAAAATTCAAGTCCAAGGTGCAGGTCAAGGCTAAGGGCAAGACGGCGGATGCCAAGAGCATCCTCATGCTCATGAGCCTGGGACTTGCCAAGGGAACGGAAATCACGATCGAGGCGGACGGCCCCGACGAGGCGGATGCTGTGGCGGCTCTCAAGGAACTTATTGTAACGAAGTTCGGCGAGGAGTAA
- the ptsP gene encoding phosphoenolpyruvate--protein phosphotransferase, with product MAESLRGKGVIAGIAIGTIMMAGQNIDGYLKGYTPGNKDIENQKIKDAIKAVVAVLQENIKTLQAKGMAEQAAILEAHRMLAQDPMMEETMHTKIETLANAPLAVLDTAKEQAAIFEQMDDPYFRERATDIRDVGKRIAKYILGVKEPEIGDDPVILCGHEIEPSVIANIPTDKIAGVILGQGSTTCHAVIIAKARAIPTVVGIGERLAEIPDGARVVIDGERGDILVRPDEVTLADYREKIKQQEERKAYYAELAPLPAVTTDGVRVELCANIGNHMDVDAALTYGAEGVGLFRSEFVFMGRQDIPTEDDQFKAYKEAVEKCGGKICVIRTMDIGGDKPLPYLNIPPEDNPFLGYRALRISLQRRDLFLPQLKAILRAGVYGKAAIMAPMVINVAEFKKVLEFVDEAKLELSHEGKAFSENVQVGIMVETPAAAIMTPELAKYVDFFSIGTNDLVQYTLAVDRGNSSISYLYNHFNPAVLRLVERTARAAKDNGIWCGMCGEMASDPYAAVLLMAMGLTELSMSAPSIPRVKEKLRAVSAVQAKEILADVMKMEDGEEIKAYLQKVLA from the coding sequence ATGGCAGAAAGTTTGCGCGGCAAGGGCGTCATCGCCGGCATTGCGATCGGCACGATCATGATGGCAGGCCAGAACATTGACGGCTACCTCAAAGGATATACGCCCGGCAATAAGGACATTGAGAACCAGAAGATCAAGGATGCCATCAAGGCTGTCGTCGCCGTATTGCAGGAAAACATCAAGACGCTGCAGGCGAAGGGGATGGCGGAGCAGGCGGCTATTCTTGAAGCGCACCGCATGCTCGCGCAGGATCCGATGATGGAAGAGACGATGCACACGAAGATCGAAACGCTCGCGAACGCTCCTCTGGCAGTGCTCGATACGGCGAAGGAACAGGCGGCAATTTTCGAGCAGATGGACGATCCGTATTTCCGCGAGCGCGCCACCGACATCCGCGACGTCGGCAAGCGCATTGCCAAATACATTCTCGGCGTCAAGGAGCCGGAGATTGGCGACGATCCCGTGATCCTCTGCGGGCACGAGATCGAGCCGTCCGTCATTGCCAACATCCCGACGGACAAGATCGCAGGCGTGATCTTGGGACAGGGAAGCACGACATGCCATGCCGTCATCATTGCCAAGGCGCGCGCGATTCCGACGGTCGTCGGAATCGGCGAGCGGCTTGCCGAGATCCCCGATGGCGCACGCGTCGTCATCGACGGCGAGCGCGGCGACATCCTCGTGCGCCCCGACGAGGTGACGCTCGCAGACTATCGCGAGAAGATCAAGCAGCAGGAGGAGCGCAAGGCGTACTACGCCGAGCTTGCGCCGCTGCCGGCTGTCACGACGGACGGCGTGCGCGTCGAGCTTTGCGCCAACATCGGCAACCACATGGATGTGGACGCGGCGCTCACTTATGGCGCTGAGGGCGTCGGACTGTTCCGCTCGGAATTCGTTTTCATGGGCAGGCAGGACATCCCGACGGAGGACGATCAGTTCAAGGCGTACAAGGAAGCCGTCGAGAAGTGCGGCGGCAAGATCTGCGTGATCCGCACGATGGACATCGGCGGCGACAAGCCGCTGCCGTACCTCAATATTCCTCCCGAGGACAATCCGTTTCTCGGCTACCGTGCTCTGCGCATCAGCCTGCAGAGAAGGGATCTCTTCCTGCCGCAGCTCAAGGCGATCCTCAGAGCCGGCGTCTACGGCAAGGCGGCGATCATGGCGCCGATGGTCATCAACGTTGCGGAGTTCAAGAAGGTTCTGGAGTTCGTCGACGAGGCGAAGCTGGAGCTTTCGCACGAGGGCAAGGCGTTCTCCGAGAACGTGCAGGTCGGCATCATGGTCGAGACGCCGGCGGCTGCCATCATGACGCCCGAACTTGCCAAGTACGTCGACTTCTTCAGCATCGGCACGAACGATCTCGTGCAGTACACGCTCGCCGTTGACCGCGGCAATTCGAGCATCTCGTACCTCTATAATCATTTCAATCCCGCCGTCCTGCGCCTCGTCGAGCGCACGGCGCGCGCTGCGAAGGACAATGGGATATGGTGCGGCATGTGCGGTGAGATGGCGAGCGATCCCTACGCTGCCGTCCTCTTGATGGCGATGGGGCTGACCGAGCTCAGTATGAGCGCACCGTCGATTCCGCGCGTCAAGGAAAAGCTGCGCGCCGTTTCCGCTGTGCAGGCCAAGGAGATCCTCGCCGATGTCATGAAGATGGAAGACGGGGAAGAAATCAAGGCGTACCTGCAGAAGGTTCTCGCCTGA
- a CDS encoding electron transfer flavoprotein subunit beta/FixA family protein, which produces MEILVCIKQVPGSNKVEVDPVTGVLKRDGADSKMNPYDLFALECGLSLKEQYGGRVSVITMGPPQAKAVLYEAFAMGADEGAIISDRSFGGADVLATSYTLSQGIKKFGKFDLIICGLQTTDGDTAQVGPEVSEALDLPSVCNVKKINGVEGDGLLVDMEMAQDIEHLKVKFPCLITVQKDIVQPRLPSYLKKKATETKEIPMFTLQDMDDKDKNHYGLNGSPTQVSRIFPPTSDKEQVSWTGTAEEVTDKIMGMLKKKKFIA; this is translated from the coding sequence GTGGAAATTCTCGTATGTATCAAACAAGTCCCGGGCTCGAACAAGGTTGAAGTCGATCCGGTGACGGGCGTCTTGAAGCGTGACGGCGCTGATTCCAAGATGAACCCGTATGACCTGTTTGCTCTCGAGTGCGGCCTCAGTCTCAAGGAGCAGTACGGCGGACGTGTGAGCGTCATCACGATGGGACCGCCGCAGGCGAAGGCCGTCCTTTATGAAGCGTTCGCCATGGGCGCGGACGAAGGTGCGATCATCTCTGACCGTTCGTTCGGCGGCGCAGACGTCCTCGCGACGAGCTACACGCTTTCGCAGGGCATCAAGAAGTTCGGCAAGTTCGACCTGATCATCTGCGGCCTGCAGACGACGGACGGCGATACGGCGCAGGTAGGCCCTGAGGTCTCCGAGGCGCTCGACCTGCCGAGTGTCTGCAACGTCAAGAAGATCAATGGCGTTGAGGGCGACGGCCTCCTGGTCGACATGGAGATGGCGCAGGACATCGAACATTTGAAGGTGAAGTTCCCGTGCCTCATCACGGTGCAGAAGGACATTGTGCAGCCGCGCCTGCCGTCGTACCTCAAGAAGAAGGCGACGGAGACGAAGGAAATCCCGATGTTCACGCTCCAGGACATGGACGACAAGGACAAGAACCATTACGGCTTGAACGGCTCGCCGACGCAGGTCAGCCGCATCTTCCCGCCGACATCCGACAAGGAGCAGGTTTCGTGGACGGGCACAGCGGAAGAGGTCACGGACAAGATTATGGGCATGCTGAAGAAGAAGAAGTTCATCGCCTGA
- a CDS encoding AsmA family protein encodes MLRFTASRKKIIRGLIAAMFLAAILVFADLFVLSRSAALIFNHAMAEQTMLRGTVTVEKLHANVFGEVRFENLDWKDSEGNTILFVPRGSFRARPYDVLTGNLKSTTIQELTLDGAVLSMALDDDMQFDFLRHSPELDALEEARLKEKEREEKERAEERRARREDMTEAELKALGEEVRAKRKAAMKERLKNFNREGKKLRLKLDLTNCRGELFYRRRHYLLQGMEVHADINTSEEVAVKGSVVGLGGTMKGIGMTLNGAVDMREADHPVADLSVLVSEVDPSSLGFGMDIRDKMTLSVRFTGPLEAMEGKGFVRMKKLRIPGIEFRNVEGTVRWHDARLDFTDVTADVFGGKLYAYGDYDLDTRYWNLYGKGEGLEASEGFPSAWLDCKVELDLTIHSSGNSRRTKYSGSFRSGAGTYRWVVPFASLSGTFDSAWHDLRLGNLEIDLGDGYRARAEMFRKKDGKVTLSPIEIYDAEGKRASFGWKEKW; translated from the coding sequence ATGCTGCGCTTTACAGCAAGCAGGAAAAAGATAATTCGAGGTCTGATCGCGGCGATGTTTCTCGCCGCGATTCTCGTTTTTGCCGACCTTTTCGTGTTGAGCCGCAGCGCCGCGCTGATCTTCAACCATGCGATGGCCGAGCAGACGATGCTGCGCGGCACGGTGACGGTAGAGAAGCTGCATGCGAACGTCTTCGGAGAGGTGCGCTTTGAAAATCTCGACTGGAAGGATTCGGAGGGCAATACGATCCTTTTCGTGCCGCGCGGCAGTTTTCGTGCGCGTCCCTACGATGTCCTCACGGGCAATTTGAAGTCGACGACGATTCAGGAGCTGACCTTGGACGGAGCCGTGCTCTCGATGGCTTTGGACGACGACATGCAGTTCGATTTCCTGCGCCATTCGCCGGAACTTGACGCGTTGGAGGAGGCAAGACTCAAGGAGAAGGAGCGCGAGGAAAAGGAACGCGCTGAAGAACGCAGAGCGAGGCGCGAAGACATGACGGAGGCGGAGCTCAAGGCGCTCGGCGAGGAAGTGCGAGCCAAGAGGAAGGCGGCGATGAAGGAGCGCCTGAAAAACTTCAACCGCGAGGGAAAGAAGCTGCGCCTGAAGCTCGATCTCACGAACTGCCGCGGTGAGCTTTTCTATCGCCGCCGCCATTACCTGCTGCAGGGCATGGAAGTACATGCGGACATCAACACGTCAGAGGAAGTCGCCGTCAAGGGATCGGTCGTGGGACTCGGCGGCACGATGAAGGGAATCGGAATGACGCTCAATGGCGCGGTCGATATGCGCGAGGCGGATCACCCTGTCGCCGACCTTTCCGTGCTCGTCAGCGAGGTCGATCCGAGCTCGTTGGGATTCGGCATGGACATTCGCGACAAGATGACGCTCTCCGTGCGTTTCACCGGGCCTTTGGAAGCGATGGAGGGCAAAGGCTTCGTGCGCATGAAGAAGCTCCGTATCCCGGGCATTGAGTTCAGAAACGTTGAGGGAACGGTGCGCTGGCACGACGCGCGGCTCGACTTCACCGACGTCACGGCGGACGTCTTCGGCGGCAAGCTGTACGCCTACGGCGACTACGACCTCGACACGCGTTATTGGAATCTTTACGGGAAAGGCGAGGGATTGGAAGCGTCGGAAGGATTCCCGAGCGCTTGGCTCGACTGCAAGGTGGAGCTTGACCTCACGATCCACTCGTCGGGAAACTCGCGGCGTACCAAGTACAGCGGGAGCTTTCGCTCGGGCGCGGGGACGTATCGCTGGGTCGTACCGTTTGCGAGCCTTTCGGGTACTTTCGACAGTGCGTGGCACGACCTTCGGCTCGGCAACCTTGAGATCGATCTCGGCGACGGCTACCGTGCACGCGCCGAGATGTTCCGCAAGAAGGACGGCAAGGTGACGCTCTCGCCGATCGAGATCTACGACGCCGAAGGCAAACGCGCCTCGTTTGGCTGGAAGGAAAAGTGGTAG